The Garra rufa chromosome 8, GarRuf1.0, whole genome shotgun sequence genome has a segment encoding these proteins:
- the LOC141340825 gene encoding N-lysine methyltransferase KMT5A-A-like, whose protein sequence is MSKRRKRIRPADEARTYILSSCDKPEFVERYIDRNKGRGVFANQPVEPGAFVLEYKGELVAAEEFQARHYTELQSTFLFDFEWQQRHWCIDASKEDGSLGRLCNDNHKSPNCSMKKIIVNNRPHLCLFAMKRIEIGSEIEYNYGDAQWPWRNKGPKKQSSALQTDSSPTDHPSNDDPKMDDEITQGPKKQSSALQTDSSPTDHPSNDDPKMDDEITQVKE, encoded by the exons ATGTCCAAAAGAAGAAAGAGGATACGGCCTGCTGACGAAGCAAGGACCTATATTTTGTCTTCATGTGACAAACCAGAGTTTGTGgaaagatatatagatagaaacaAAG GTAGAGGAGTATTTGCTAACCAGCCTGTTGAACCGGGAGCTTTTGTCTTGGAATACAAGGGGGAACTCGTTGCTGCAGAGGAATTCCAGGCGAGACACTACACAGAGTTACAGAGTACATTTCTATTTGATTTTGAGTGGCAGCAACGTCACTGGTG TATTGATGCATCCAAAGAAGATGGCTCTCTGGGAAGACTATGCAATGACAATCACAAATCTCCCAACTGCTCTATGAAAAAAATCATAGTAAATAACAGGCCCCATTTGTGTCTATTTGCCATGAAAAGAATTGAAATCGGAAGTGAAATTGAATATAACTATGGTGATGCACAATGGCCATGGCGTAACAAG ggtccaaagaagcagtcttctgctctacagaccgactcgtccccaacagatcacccatccaatgatgaccccaaaatggatgatgaaatcacacag ggtccaaagaagcagtcttctgctctacagaccgattcgtccccaacagatcacccatccaatgatgaccccaaaatggatgatgaaatcacacaggtaaaagagtaa